In one Diabrotica virgifera virgifera chromosome 7, PGI_DIABVI_V3a genomic region, the following are encoded:
- the LOC114335001 gene encoding uncharacterized protein LOC114335001 has product MILRILIITCFISMIYASRIITRDDPVPDESACICHHGYTIQKHPKDNKFYCKGILHDGKTACVNLERPQCKCTLIKGFVIQDIYRYWCVKVKPGYVEEIRWDCENKKEWDRFFDIYPEERPSADSQL; this is encoded by the coding sequence aTGATTTTAAGGATACTTATCATAACATGTTTCATCTCAATGATTTATGCCTCAAGAATTATCACAAGAGATGATCCGGTACCAGACGAGTCAGCGTGTATATGCCACCACGGTTACACTATTCAAAAACATCCAAAAGATAATAAATTTTACTGTAAAGGTATCCTACATGATGGAAAAACAGCCTGTGTAAACCTTGAGCGACCGCAGTGTAAGTGCACCTTAATAAAAGGTTTTGTTATTCAAGACATCTATAGATACTGGTGCGTAAAAGTGAAACCTGGGTATGTTGAAGAAATTAGATGGGATTGTGAAAATAAAAAAGAGTGGGATAGGTTTTTTGACATTTACCCGGAGGAGCGACCAAGTGCCGATAGTCAACTTTAG